A section of the Dehalobacter sp. DCM genome encodes:
- a CDS encoding DUF3883 domain-containing protein translates to MEKYVYEMLKKQYPSIKWASENAKVAEINPEGRAGLGYDIEYIDENGNRRFVEVKASKTSDIVFYMSDNEFDFAIKHITEYIIYFVTEVFSKKPKILLLDNVFKGNDFNSDNYALDTTKEYKVMATFT, encoded by the coding sequence ATTGAAAAATACGTATATGAAATGCTGAAAAAGCAATATCCTTCTATAAAATGGGCGTCAGAGAATGCGAAGGTTGCTGAAATCAATCCAGAAGGACGAGCTGGGCTTGGATATGATATTGAATACATAGATGAAAATGGAAACAGAAGGTTTGTTGAAGTTAAAGCATCAAAAACAAGTGATATAGTGTTTTACATGTCAGATAACGAATTTGATTTTGCTATCAAGCACATCACTGAATATATTATTTACTTTGTGACCGAAGTATTTTCGAAAAAGCCTAAAATACTTCTCCTTGATAATGTATTCAAAGGTAACGATTTTAATTCTGATAACTATGCCCTCGATACCACTAAGGAATATAAAGTTATGGCTACTTTTACTTAA